One genomic segment of Deltaproteobacteria bacterium includes these proteins:
- a CDS encoding methylenetetrahydrofolate--tRNA-(uracil(54)-C(5))-methyltransferase (FADH(2)-oxidizing) TrmFO: MTTTIGIIGGGLAGCEAAWQLARAGRDVVLYEMKPTTFSPAHHSPDLAELVCSNSFRSAELETGIGLLKLEMAELGSLVMDVARQTEVPAGKALAVDRELFAREMTARIANHPRITVVRREITTLAELDGRHEALIVAAGPLASAPLAEDLVRVVGQDSLAFYDAIAPIVATDSVNMDVAFWASRYAPEDKDYLNCPLSEDEYLAFVRELIAGDKVEARAFEREVHFEGCLPIEVMAERGEMTLAFGPLKPVGLEDPRTGRQPFAVVQLRAENREKTAMNLVGFQTKLKYPEQKRIFAMIPGLERAEFLRLGSIHRNTYVKAPEVLAEDLRLLAWPGTYLAGQISGVEGYLESAATGLWLGLALAGKIGLPPVETALGALLGHLRTPAKHFQPSNVHFGLMPALNRKAPKKKRKELYAQRAREAWARWLDEQRLA, translated from the coding sequence GTGACCACGACAATTGGAATCATCGGTGGCGGGCTGGCCGGATGCGAGGCGGCCTGGCAGCTGGCCCGGGCTGGCCGGGACGTGGTTTTGTACGAAATGAAGCCGACGACGTTTTCGCCGGCGCACCACAGCCCGGATCTGGCCGAACTGGTCTGCTCCAATTCCTTCCGCTCCGCCGAGCTGGAAACCGGAATCGGGCTTTTGAAGCTGGAAATGGCCGAGCTGGGCAGCCTGGTCATGGACGTCGCCCGGCAAACGGAAGTCCCGGCCGGCAAGGCCCTGGCCGTGGACCGCGAACTGTTTGCCCGGGAAATGACCGCACGGATCGCCAACCATCCGCGTATCACCGTGGTTCGGCGGGAAATCACCACCCTGGCCGAGCTGGATGGCCGGCATGAGGCGTTGATCGTGGCCGCCGGCCCCTTGGCCAGCGCGCCCCTGGCCGAGGATCTGGTCCGCGTCGTGGGTCAGGATTCCCTGGCTTTTTACGACGCCATCGCGCCCATCGTGGCCACGGATTCCGTGAACATGGACGTGGCCTTCTGGGCTTCGCGCTATGCTCCCGAGGACAAGGACTATCTGAACTGTCCCCTGTCCGAGGACGAATATCTGGCCTTCGTGCGGGAGCTGATCGCCGGCGACAAGGTCGAAGCCAGGGCGTTCGAGCGGGAAGTACATTTCGAGGGCTGTCTGCCCATCGAGGTCATGGCCGAGCGTGGCGAGATGACCCTGGCCTTTGGGCCCCTCAAACCGGTGGGTCTGGAGGACCCGCGCACCGGCCGCCAGCCCTTTGCCGTGGTCCAGCTGCGGGCCGAAAACCGGGAGAAGACGGCCATGAATCTGGTCGGGTTTCAGACCAAGCTCAAATACCCGGAACAAAAACGTATTTTTGCCATGATCCCGGGCCTGGAGCGGGCCGAGTTCCTGCGCCTGGGCAGCATCCACCGCAATACGTACGTCAAGGCGCCGGAGGTCCTGGCCGAGGATCTGCGTTTGCTGGCCTGGCCCGGCACCTATCTGGCCGGGCAGATCAGCGGCGTGGAAGGCTACCTGGAGTCGGCGGCCACGGGCTTGTGGCTGGGGCTGGCCCTGGCCGGGAAAATTGGCCTGCCGCCCGTGGAAACGGCCCTGGGCGCGCTCCTGGGCCACCTGCGCACGCCGGCCAAGCATTTTCAGCCGTCCAACGTCCATTTCGGCCTCATGCCCGCCCTGAACCGCAAGGCGCCCAAGAAAAAACGCAAGGAACTGTATGCCCAGCGCGCCCGCGAGGCCTGGGCGCGCTGGCTGGACGAACAGCGTCTGGCTTAG
- a CDS encoding DUF3536 domain-containing protein produces MSKNLCIHGHFYQPPRFDPWLEDVLPEGSAAPEHDWNARIARECYTPLAFARRLDASGMIAELINCYAWMSFNFGPTLLRWMERHAPGTYARIQEADRLGLARLGHGNALAQVYHHAIMPLATELDKNLEIGWAIQDFEARFNRAPEGMWLAETAVDIPTLTALAEAGIAFTILAPRQARAVRGGDGGAFQPVTEDNLDTTRPYLVRLPQGKSISVFFYDSPVSRAVAFERLLENGEQFWTRLGHGFGGGLRHIATDGESYGHHFKFGEMALAYVIDQARQGRDGIQPTNHAAYLAAHPATDEALIHENSSWSCVHGLGRWMTHCGCADGGHPDWIQDWRRPLRRCLNYLKYYVDEHYFKTGPTLVQNAGQALAEYGRVLAGTDALEDFLGRHGRPGLGTEDRRMACRLLVMQRCALASFSSCAWFFDDIARIEPLNGLTNARRAMDLLLATGGPDVEAGFERILHEAQSNMREDWDGVSLWRTQVSPRRPVLSALARFVPAGGERRWPGLTLTVRDGMIHGRWSQTLDEDAVPLDETSRPGPADGEDPRHLADHAFQVSRAQEDALLEASCRAATAVVPLLTNFTEGQHVPQASLALHMPGLIWNWLTARLDPPADLVRFAQGWIGTNPDIRAILERRAEDLGAELAGSLPQTEKALLDLITRARGLGLGVHWWAAQNILMALPTRGRHEELGQLLGLAPVAP; encoded by the coding sequence ATGAGCAAAAATCTATGCATCCACGGTCATTTCTATCAGCCACCCCGCTTCGACCCCTGGCTCGAGGACGTGCTGCCCGAAGGCAGTGCCGCCCCGGAACACGACTGGAACGCGCGCATCGCCAGGGAATGCTACACGCCCCTGGCCTTTGCCCGCCGCCTGGATGCCTCGGGCATGATCGCCGAGCTGATCAACTGCTATGCCTGGATGAGCTTCAACTTCGGACCGACCCTGCTGCGCTGGATGGAACGGCACGCCCCTGGGACCTACGCCCGCATCCAGGAAGCGGACCGGCTCGGTCTGGCCCGCCTGGGCCATGGCAACGCCCTGGCCCAGGTCTACCACCATGCCATCATGCCCCTGGCCACCGAACTGGACAAAAACCTGGAGATCGGCTGGGCCATCCAGGATTTCGAAGCCCGCTTCAACCGCGCCCCGGAAGGCATGTGGCTGGCCGAAACGGCCGTGGACATTCCGACCCTGACCGCCCTGGCCGAGGCCGGCATCGCCTTCACCATCCTGGCGCCGCGTCAGGCCCGGGCCGTGCGCGGCGGCGACGGCGGGGCCTTCCAACCCGTGACCGAGGACAATCTCGACACCACGCGCCCCTATCTGGTCCGACTGCCCCAAGGCAAGAGCATCAGTGTCTTTTTCTACGACAGCCCCGTGTCCAGGGCCGTGGCCTTTGAGCGGTTGCTGGAAAACGGAGAACAGTTCTGGACCCGCCTTGGCCACGGCTTTGGCGGGGGATTGCGCCACATCGCCACGGACGGCGAATCCTACGGGCACCATTTCAAATTCGGCGAAATGGCCCTGGCCTATGTCATCGACCAGGCCCGGCAAGGCCGCGACGGCATCCAGCCAACCAATCACGCCGCCTACCTGGCGGCCCATCCGGCCACGGACGAGGCGCTGATCCATGAAAATTCGTCCTGGAGCTGCGTCCACGGCCTCGGACGCTGGATGACCCACTGTGGCTGCGCCGACGGTGGCCACCCGGACTGGATTCAGGACTGGCGCCGCCCCCTGCGCCGTTGTCTCAATTATTTGAAATACTATGTCGACGAGCACTATTTCAAAACCGGCCCAACGCTTGTCCAGAACGCCGGGCAGGCCCTGGCCGAATATGGCCGCGTGCTGGCCGGAACCGATGCCCTGGAGGATTTCCTCGGACGTCACGGCCGGCCCGGACTCGGAACCGAGGACCGGCGGATGGCCTGCCGCCTTCTGGTCATGCAGCGCTGCGCCCTGGCCAGCTTTTCCAGCTGCGCCTGGTTCTTCGACGACATCGCCCGCATCGAACCCCTGAACGGCCTGACCAACGCCCGCCGGGCCATGGATCTGCTCCTGGCCACGGGCGGCCCGGACGTGGAGGCCGGATTCGAACGCATTCTGCACGAGGCCCAATCCAACATGCGCGAGGACTGGGACGGGGTTTCCCTGTGGCGGACCCAGGTCTCGCCCCGGCGGCCCGTCCTGTCGGCCCTGGCCCGGTTTGTCCCGGCCGGCGGCGAACGCCGTTGGCCAGGCCTGACCCTGACGGTGCGCGACGGCATGATCCACGGCAGGTGGTCCCAAACCCTGGACGAGGACGCCGTCCCCCTGGACGAAACCTCCAGGCCCGGACCGGCCGACGGCGAAGACCCGCGTCATCTGGCCGATCACGCCTTCCAGGTTTCCCGCGCCCAGGAGGATGCGCTGCTGGAGGCATCCTGCCGGGCCGCGACGGCCGTGGTGCCACTTTTGACCAATTTCACCGAGGGCCAACACGTCCCCCAGGCCAGTCTGGCCCTGCACATGCCCGGCCTGATCTGGAACTGGCTCACGGCCCGCCTGGACCCGCCGGCCGATCTGGTCCGCTTTGCCCAGGGCTGGATTGGAACCAATCCCGACATCCGCGCCATATTGGAACGCCGGGCGGAAGACTTGGGCGCGGAACTGGCGGGCAGTCTGCCCCAGACCGAAAAGGCCCTGCTCGATCTCATCACCCGCGCCCGGGGGCTTGGACTGGGCGTGCACTGGTGGGCCGCCCAAAACATCCTCATGGCCCTGCCCACGCGGGGCCGGCACGAGGAACTCGGCCAGCTGCTCGGCCTGGCCCCGGTCGCCCCCTAA
- a CDS encoding PilZ domain-containing protein, with translation MAKDIMISFRTTAELNTSLKHLAHRGDMSLSAFINSVLQEYLEAQATADNPTLDRRRFPRQHATIPAILCARNGSRNLFHSSKITDLSLGGINLSVPRDDTSDAGLDKSLRLFEVIFALPRQEKPIALQCRTRHILCGRGGYQVGACIDSADQGSYLALRSYLV, from the coding sequence ATGGCCAAGGACATCATGATCAGCTTCCGAACCACGGCGGAACTCAATACATCCCTCAAGCATCTGGCGCATCGTGGCGACATGTCACTGTCGGCCTTCATCAACTCGGTATTGCAGGAGTATCTGGAAGCCCAGGCCACCGCGGACAATCCGACCCTGGATCGCCGCCGGTTTCCCCGGCAGCATGCCACCATCCCGGCCATCCTCTGCGCCCGGAACGGGAGCCGGAATCTTTTCCACTCCAGCAAGATTACCGACCTGTCCCTGGGCGGCATCAATCTTTCGGTTCCCCGTGACGACACCAGCGACGCCGGTCTCGACAAAAGCCTGCGTCTGTTCGAGGTTATTTTCGCCCTGCCGCGTCAGGAGAAGCCCATCGCCCTCCAATGCCGGACCAGACACATCTTGTGCGGCAGGGGCGGCTACCAGGTCGGCGCCTGCATCGACAGCGCCGACCAGGGCAGCTACCTGGCCCTGCGGAGTTATCTCGTCTAG
- a CDS encoding helix-hairpin-helix domain-containing protein: MPVETYFKEAFMKQVLLKMILTGLLCVFALPFGALAMDVVDINTATVEQLTELPGIGPAIAAKIVAHRAAHPFTSVEQIMDVNGIGQAKFDAIKDSITVEKAAPKAEEKAASKKE; this comes from the coding sequence ATGCCCGTTGAAACGTATTTCAAGGAGGCTTTCATGAAGCAGGTGTTGTTGAAGATGATTCTGACTGGATTACTCTGCGTGTTCGCGCTGCCTTTTGGAGCGTTGGCCATGGACGTGGTCGACATCAACACGGCCACGGTCGAGCAGCTGACCGAATTGCCCGGCATCGGGCCGGCCATCGCGGCCAAGATCGTGGCCCACCGCGCGGCGCATCCGTTCACGTCCGTCGAGCAGATCATGGACGTCAATGGTATTGGTCAGGCCAAGTTCGACGCCATCAAGGACAGCATCACCGTGGAAAAGGCCGCGCCCAAGGCGGAAGAAAAGGCCGCGTCCAAGAAGGAATAG